In Leishmania mexicana MHOM/GT/2001/U1103 complete genome, chromosome 20, one genomic interval encodes:
- a CDS encoding putative sterol 24-c-methyltransferase, with protein sequence MSAGGRETAPTNLIRRRNKDEINGDVSAAADRFRSRFEKATLEERKAATTTMVNEYYDLVTDFYEYGWGQHFHFAPRYAGETFFESLARHEYFLAARGGFMEGDHIIDVGCGVGGPARNIVRLTRCNVTGVNNNDYQISRARRHDALAGMSSKIDYVKTDFCNMSLADNTFDGAYAIEATCHAKDKVKCYSEVFRVIKPGTCFVLYEWCMTDKYDPNDEHHRTIKHRIELGDGLPEMETCTQVIEYMKQAGFVVEEAIDVISQFESSSIKSVPWYQPLLGNYSSLQGMRSTPIGRIFTNVLCRVLELVHLAPKGTYKAAEVLEEAAESLVLGGQLGIFTPSFYIRARKPSKEV encoded by the coding sequence ATGTCCGCCGGTGGCCGTGAGACCGCGCCGACGAACCTGATTCGTCGCCGCAACAAGGATGAGATAAACGGGGAtgtcagcgccgccgccgaccgCTTCCGCAGCCGCTTCGAGAAGGCAACCCTCGAGGAGCGCAAGGCCGCTACCACGACGATGGTGAACGAGTACTACGACCTTGTGACGGACTTCTACGAGTACGGCTGGGGCCAGCACTTCCATTTTGCGCCGCGCTACGCCGGCGAGACCTTCTTCGAGTCCCTCGCGCGCCACGAGTACTTCCTGGCCGCCCGCGGCGGCTTCATGGAGGGCGACCACATCATCGACGtgggctgcggcgtcggcggtcCGGCGCGCAACATAGTTCGCCTCACGCGCTGCAACGTCACCGGCGTCAACAACAACGATTACCAGATCAGCCGCGCTCGCCGTCATGACGCCCTCGCCGGTATGAGCTCCAAGATCGACTACGTCAAGACTGACTTCTGCAACATGAGCTTAGCCGACAACACCTTCGACGGCGCCTACGCCATCGAGGCCACCTGCCACGCGAAGGACAAGGTCAAGTGCTACAGCGAGGTCTTTCGTGTCATCAAGCCCGGCACCTGCTTCGTCCTGTACGAGTGGTGCATGACCGACAAGTACGACCCCAATGacgagcaccaccgcacgATCAAGCACCGCATCGAGCTGGGCGACGGCCTGCCGGAGATGGAAACGTGCACACAGGTGATCGAGTACATGAAGCAGGCCGGCTtcgtggtggaggaggccatAGACGTCATCAGTCAGTTTGAGTCCAGCTCCATCAAGAGCGTCCCGTGGTACCAACCGCTGCTCGGCAACTACTCGTCCCTGCAGGGCATGCGCTCTACCCCGATCGGCCGCATCTTCACTAACGTCCTGTGTCGCGTGCTGGAGCTCGTGCACCTAGCACCGAAGGGCACGTATAAGGCGGCGGAGGTTTTGGAGGAGGCTGCAGAAAGCCTGGTGTTGGGTGGTCAGCTCGGCATCTTCACGCCGTCTTTCTACATCCGCGCTCGCAAGCCGTCCAAGGAGGTGTAG
- a CDS encoding putative sterol 24-c-methyltransferase, producing MSAGGRETAPTNLIRRRNKDEINGDVSAAADRFRSRFEKATLEERKAATTTMVNEYYDLVTDFYEYGWGQHFHFAPRYAGETFFESLARHEYFLAARGGFMEGDHIIDVGCGVGGPARNIVRLTRCNVTGINNNDYQISRARRHDALAGMSSKIDYVKTDFCNMSLADNTFDGAYAIEATCHAKDKVKCYSEVFRVIKPGTCFVLYEWCMTDKYDPNDEHHRTIKHRIELGDGLPEMETCTQVIEYMKQAGFVVEEAIDVISQFESSSIKSVPWYQPLLGNYSSLQGMRSTPIGRIFTNVLCRVLELVHLAPKGTYKAAEVLEEAAESLVLGGQLGIFTPSFYIRARKPSKEV from the coding sequence ATGTCCGCCGGTGGCCGTGAGACCGCGCCGACGAACCTGATTCGTCGCCGCAACAAGGATGAGATAAACGGGGAtgtcagcgccgccgccgaccgCTTCCGCAGCCGCTTCGAGAAGGCAACCCTCGAGGAGCGCAAGGCCGCTACCACGACGATGGTGAACGAGTACTACGACCTTGTGACGGACTTCTACGAGTACGGCTGGGGCCAGCACTTCCATTTTGCGCCGCGCTACGCCGGCGAGACCTTCTTCGAGTCCCTCGCGCGCCACGAGTACTTCCTGGCCGCCCGCGGCGGCTTCATGGAGGGCGACCACATCATCGACGtgggctgcggcgtcggcggtcCGGCGCGCAACATAGTTCGCCTCACGCGCTGCAACGTCACCGGCATCAACAACAACGATTACCAGATCAGCCGCGCTCGCCGTCATGACGCCCTCGCCGGTATGAGCTCCAAGATCGACTACGTCAAGACTGACTTCTGCAACATGAGCTTAGCCGACAACACCTTCGACGGCGCCTACGCCATCGAGGCCACCTGCCACGCGAAGGACAAGGTCAAGTGCTACAGCGAGGTCTTTCGTGTCATCAAGCCCGGCACCTGCTTCGTCCTGTACGAGTGGTGCATGACCGACAAGTACGACCCCAATGacgagcaccaccgcacgATCAAGCACCGCATCGAGCTGGGCGACGGCCTGCCGGAGATGGAAACGTGCACACAGGTGATCGAGTACATGAAGCAGGCCGGCTtcgtggtggaggaggccatAGACGTCATCAGTCAGTTTGAGTCCAGCTCCATCAAGAGCGTCCCGTGGTACCAACCGCTGCTCGGCAACTACTCGTCCCTGCAGGGCATGCGCTCTACCCCGATCGGCCGCATCTTCACTAACGTCCTGTGTCGCGTGCTGGAGCTCGTGCACCTAGCACCGAAGGGCACGTATAAGGCGGCGGAGGTTTTGGAGGAGGCTGCAGAAAGCCTGGTGTTGGGTGGTCAGCTCGGCATCTTCACGCCGTCTTTCTACATCCGCGCTCGCAAGCCGTCCAAGGAGGTGTAG